Proteins encoded within one genomic window of Oryza glaberrima chromosome 12, OglaRS2, whole genome shotgun sequence:
- the LOC127758020 gene encoding putative F-box/LRR-repeat protein At3g28410 — translation MGHVKKSVLVAHESHGEVNPPEKEGGGSPKRRRTEAEEEEEDDGDEEAAAGDLIGNLPDDILRDIIARLPTREACTTQVLAKRWRHLWRSTPLRLDYRSLPLRRHNKGNALAVAVAGVISAVLSAHPGPCRCLCVPADSSRDTVDTWLRSAAVDNLQELEFLSNRGGAPPPPSPPPPPPVSLFRFSYTLHIATISRCDLQHTTVHELRFPRLKHLGLEDVTITEASLHAMIARCPLLECLLLARSVGFRRVRINSPSLRSLGVLVARRRIAALPRQTQLEEIIVEDAPLLEKLLDLAVHNNLRLSVISAPKLETIGCLTDRWFGPRIMFGTTTVFKGVSVVRLTEAVRTVRILAINMFVLNLAKVIDLMRCFPCLEKLYLKTLIKILDIRLKTVELENYRGTKPQIDFAQFFVLNAKVLESMKFVVKSEDYYDGFVAKQHKMLQLDKRASRCARFKFTTDRCHHHADPECPIDIEHVQDLSFTDPFECRC, via the exons ATGGGCCATGTCAAGAAATCCGTATTGGTCGCGCACGAGAGCCATGGAGAAGTTAACCCGCCagaaaaggaaggaggaggcagcccgaagaggaggaggacggaggcggaggaggaggaagaagatgatggtgatgaggaggccgccgccggcgacctcatCGGGAACCTCCCGGACGACATCCTCCGCGACATCATCGCCCGCCTCCCCACCAGGGAAGCCTGCACCACGCAGGTCCTCGCCAAGCGGTGGCGCCATCTCTGGCGCTCCACGCCGCTCCGCCTCGACTACCGtagcctccccctccgccgccacaaCAAGGGGaacgccctcgccgtcgccgtcgccggcgtcatcTCCGCCGTCCTCTCCGCCCACCCGGGCCCATGCCGCTGCCTCTGCGTCCCCGCCGACAGCAGCCGCGACACCGTGGATACCTGGCTccgatccgccgccgtcgacaacCTTCAGGAGCTCGAGTTCCTCAGCAACCGcggcggtgcgccgccgccaccatcgccgcctcctcctccaccggtatccCTCTTCCGGTTCTCTTATACCCTCCACATCGCCACCATCAGCAGGTGCGATCTCCAGCACACCACCGTCCATGAGCTTCGCTTCCCGCGGCTCAAGCATCTCGGGCTCGAGGACGTCACCATCACGGAGGCCTCGCTGCACGCCATGATCGCCCGCTGCCCGCTGCTGGAGTGCTTGCTGCTGGCTCGCAGCGTCGGTTTCCGTCGCGTTCGGATCAACTCGCCTAGCCTTAGAAGCTTGGGTGTGTTGGTTGCGCGTCGTCGGATAGCAGCGCTGCCGCGGCAGACGCAGCTGGAGGAAATCATCGTCGAGGATGCCCCTCTTCTCGAGAAGTTGCTCGATCTTGCAGTGCACAATAACCTGCGATTATCGGTAATTTCCGCGCCGAAGCTGGAGACTATTGGTTGCCTTACAGATCGATGGTTTGGCCCAAGGATCATGTTTGGCACTACAACTGTTTTCAAG GGAGTGAGTGTTGTTAGGTTGACAGAGGCCGTGCGCACTGTGAGGATTTTAGCAATCAATATGTTTGTTCTTAATCTGGCTAAGGTGATTGACTTGATGAGATGCTTTCCATGCTTGGAGAAATTGTACTTGAAg ACTCTTATCAAAATCCTTGATATCCGTCTGAAGACAGTGGAGTTGGAAAATTACCGGGGAACCAAGCCACAAATCGACTTTGCCCAGTTCTTTGTACTTAATGCTAAAGTGCTAGAGTCTATGAAATTTGTGGTAAAGTCTGAAGATTACTATGATGGGTTTGTTGCAAAACAACATAAGATGCTTCAGCTCGACAAAAGGGCTTCGAGATGTGCGCGTTTCAAGTTTACCACTGATAGATGCCACCATCATGCAGATCCTGAATGTCCTATAGATATTGAGCATGTCCAAGATTTGTCTTTTACTGATCCCTTTGAATGCAGATGTTGA